GGCACTCGGCCACGACTTCAGAGGTGGTCACAACAGTGCCAACGCGATCCACGTAAAACCCGGAGCGCGACAGGCGCGGTTTGCGGATTTCCAGCCCAGAGATCAAATCGATGCTCTGCGTGCCGCTGCCACTTGCAGGGTCCAGTACGGCGTCCAACGCGACAAAGCTCTTTTGCATTTCCGCCAAAAGCCGTGTGCGCCGCTCTTCGTCGCCCGCAGGCCAGATCAGGGAAAAGCCTTTCAGACGCCCCTGATCCAGCGTGACCTCCGTGTGCGAAACGATCTTGGAGCCTTCGCCAATCAGCTTGAAACTGTTGCTGTTGAGAACGCGCTCGCCGGTTTCGGGCACAATGGCCAGCGTCTGCATGATGTCGTAAAGCCCGGTCAGCGTGGCGCGGTTGCCTTCCTGGCTGATCAAAAGAACCTGAGCCGCGCCATCACCTGTATAATGCGCAAAAGGCGGCTCGTATTTCTCAAAGGCCACCATGGCCGTGGGCATCTGGATCTCGATTCCGGCCTTGGCATCGCGCACAAGCGCGAGGTCAAGATCTTCAAGAACCGAATTATATTGCTGCAGCAAAACAGCACGCTGCCGAGTGGTCAGAACGCCGGTGACCTCGAAATTATTGGCCTCTTGCCAGAGCGCCATGGAATTGCGCGTACCCCGGCCGAAGGCGGCGTCAATCGCACCGCTGTAGAACCCGGCCCATTCCAGCGCGATCTGCAACTCGGCCCGTTCTTCGCGGCTCAGCTGAGCCTCGCTGTTGCGGGCCTGCCGCACGGTTTCGTCAGAGGGTTCGGGCAGTTGCGGCTCCGGGACTGCAGCTTCTTCTGTCGTGTCTGGTGTGGAGTCTGTCTGCACGTTCTCCGTTCCGCGGTTTTGTGGCACCAAGAGCGCCGGGTTGCCCAAAAGATTGGTTCCAACCGGCCAGAATTGCTGCCGATAGTCCGTCACACGCGCGATGTAGCTGTCACGTGGGATGAGGCGTGCGGCTCGCAAATTGCGCAAAATCGCTTGTGCGTCGCCAGGGGAATATGGCCCAAGCGCAACAGCGTACCATCCACCGCGCAGCGTAAACCCGTTCACATCCTGCACCCGCGATGCATAGCGCCGCACCGCGGCCTCGCC
This DNA window, taken from Roseovarius sp. S88, encodes the following:
- a CDS encoding serine protease, yielding MTRFLLSLVVLVFVSVAPASAQQQVFVQVEAHPSLNAGEAAVRRYASRVQDVNGFTLRGGWYAVALGPYSPGDAQAILRNLRAARLIPRDSYIARVTDYRQQFWPVGTNLLGNPALLVPQNRGTENVQTDSTPDTTEEAAVPEPQLPEPSDETVRQARNSEAQLSREERAELQIALEWAGFYSGAIDAAFGRGTRNSMALWQEANNFEVTGVLTTRQRAVLLQQYNSVLEDLDLALVRDAKAGIEIQMPTAMVAFEKYEPPFAHYTGDGAAQVLLISQEGNRATLTGLYDIMQTLAIVPETGERVLNSNSFKLIGEGSKIVSHTEVTLDQGRLKGFSLIWPAGDEERRTRLLAEMQKSFVALDAVLDPASGSGTQSIDLISGLEIRKPRLSRSGFYVDRVGTVVTTSEVVAECRRITIDERFEAEIAVQDAERGIAVLRPLETLAPIGIAAFSQDEPRLKSDVAVAGYSYGGVLGAPTVTFGQLADVQGLNGEQDLKRLALTALDGDAGGPVVDAGGAVLGMLLPEGQGGRQLPDGVSFAAKADVIRGLLDQLGVSTLESRDRADVGLEALTNRASGMTVLVSCWD